From Symphalangus syndactylus isolate Jambi chromosome X, NHGRI_mSymSyn1-v2.1_pri, whole genome shotgun sequence, the proteins below share one genomic window:
- the ZCCHC18 gene encoding zinc finger CCHC domain-containing protein 18, which translates to MASIMARVGNSRQQNAPLPPWAHSMLRSLGRSLGPLVVKMAERNMKLFSGRVVPAQGKETFENWLIQVNGVLPDWSMSEEEKLKRLMKTLRGPAREVMRLLQAANPNLSVADFLRAMKLVFGESESSVTAHGKFFNTLQAQGEKASLYVIRLEVQLQNAIQAGILAEKDANQTRLQQLLLGAELNRDLRFRLKHLLRMYANEQERLPNFLELIKMIREEEDWDDAFIKRKRPKRSEPIMKRAASPVAFQGAQPIAISSADCNCNVIEIDDTLDDSDEDVILVASLDPPLTPTGAPPFRGRSRPLDQVLVIDSPNNSGAQSVSTSGGSGYKNDGPGNIRRARKRKYTTCCSYCGEEGHSKETCDNESNKAQVFENLIITLQELTHTEERSKEVPGEHSDASEPQ; encoded by the coding sequence ATGGCTAGCATCATGGCGCGTGTGGGTAACAGCAGGCAGCAGAATGCACCTTTGCCGCCTTGGGCCCATTCCATGTTGAGGTCTCTGGGGAGGAGTCTCGGTCCTTTAGTGGTCAAAATGGCAGAGAGAAACATGAAGTTGTTCTCGGGAAGAGTGGTGCCAGCCCAGGGGAAAGaaacctttgaaaactggctgaTCCAAGTCAATGGGGTCCTGCCAGATTGGAGTATGTCTGAGGAGGAAAAACTCAAGCGCTTGATGAAAACACTTAGGGGCCCTGCCCGGGAGGTCATGCGTTTGCTTCAGGCGGCCAACCCCAACCTAAGTGTAGCAGATTTCTTGCGGGCAATGAAATTGGTGTTTGGGGAGTCTGAAAGCAGTGTGACTGCCCATGGTAAATTTTTTAACACCCTGCAGGCACAAGGGGAGAAAGCCTCCCTTTATGTGATCCGTTTAGAGGTGCAGCTCcagaatgctattcaggcaggCATCCTAGCTGAGAAAGATGCAAACCAGACTCGCTTGCAACAGCTTCTTTTAGGCGCTGAGCTGAATAGGGACCTGCGCTTCAGGCTTAAGCATCTTCTCAGGATGTATGCAAATGAGCAGGAGCGGCTTCCCAATTTCCTGGAGTTAATCAAGATGATAAGGGAGGAAGAGGATTGGGATGATGCTTTTATTAAACGGAAGCGGCCGAAAAGGTCTGAGCCAATAATGAAGAGGGCAGCCAGCCCTGTGGCATTTCAGGGCGCCCAGCCAATAGCAATCAGCAGTGCTGACTGTAACTGCAACGTGATAGAAATAGATGATACCCTTGATGACTCCGATGAGGATGTGATCCTGGTGGCGTCTCTGGACCCTCCACTGACACCCACAGGTGCTCCTCCCTTCAGAGGAAGAAGCAGACCTCTGGATCAAGTGCTGGTTATTGATTCCCCCAACAATTCTGGGGCtcagtctgtttctaccagtggTGGTTCTGGGTATAAGAATGATGGTCCTGGGAATATTCGTAGAGCCAGGAAGCGAAAATACACAACCTGCTGTTCATATTGTGGTGAGGAGGGCCACTCAAAAGAAACCTGTGACAATGAGAGCAACAAGGCCCAGGTTTTTGAGAATCTGATCATCACCCTGCAGGAGCTGACACATACAGAGGAGAGGTCAAAAGAGGTCCCTGGAGAACACAGTGATGCTTCTGAGCCACAGTAA